In Ahaetulla prasina isolate Xishuangbanna chromosome 5, ASM2864084v1, whole genome shotgun sequence, the following are encoded in one genomic region:
- the NPAS2 gene encoding neuronal PAS domain-containing protein 2 isoform X3 — MNSGSVDCKTTITITSQEQCCPTDLLFLLCSEDCLALLDGDRHTLRKRCSENLMDEDEKDRAKRASRNKSEKKRRDQFNVLIKELSSMLPGNTRKMDKTTVLEKVIGFLQKHNEFSAQTELCDIHQEWKPSFLSNEEFTQLMLEALDGFVIAVTTDGSIVYVSDSITPLLGHLPSEVMDQNLLKFLPEQEHSDIYKILSSHMLLMDTVSSDYLKCNEDLEFYCHLLRGSLNQKDFPTYEYIKFVGNFLSYNHVPLSDCHISEDAVSRGYRTPQGKQTCFVATVRLATPQFLKEMCIVEESLEEFTSRHSLEWKFLFLDHRAPPIIGYLPFEVLGTSGYDYYHIDDLQLLARCHEHLMQFGKGKSCCYRFLTKGQQWIWLQTHYYITYHQWNSKPEFIVCTHTVLSYADVRVERQQNLILEDAPTDIISSVLKDNVPDLNPQQHFKSLQLDTAVLNSQIFSMSSHGLPKSLPSSLPEMASTITKPILESSTLQISQQNLPKQRSNLPATAQLSAQFTMFQTIKNQLEQRTRVLQANIQWQQEELQKIQEQLCMVQDSSIQDKKSVRTSEDIQDSCHSSGNLTSPLSNTSVLSPSLAIAPSPAISQDSSLQHSLTDLGHDRQLRLLLSQPVQPMVPGSCHTRIADVDAAGHSEKYFQKIQSCQGLETQTSSNGTPVVLMRQPGLHSGFSGVSPSQPSSLQSMHQHLPQQCYLQVPLADSLHREQADSLPTTPYSLQEGGIEYHHVPMKRQPAARSTMSLSENLNVQHRQ, encoded by the exons ATGAACTCAGGAAGTGTTGACTGCAAAACAACCATTACAATTACATCACAAGAACAGTGTTGCCCAACTGACCTACTTTTTCTCTTATGTTCAGAAGATTGTTTGGCATTGCTGGATGGGGATAGGCATACTTTGAG AAAACGCTGTTCAGAAAATCTGATGGATGAGGATGAGAAAGACAGGGCAAAGAG GGCTTCACGTAATAAGTCTGAAAAGAAGAGACGTGACCAGTTCAATGTTCTCATTAAGGAGCTCAGCTCAATGCTTCCTGGAAATACACGTAAAATGGACAAAACGACAGTTCTTGAAAAAGTCATTGGCTTTCTCCAGAAACATAATG aatTTTCAGCACAGACAGAACTTTGTGATATTCATCAGGAATGGAAGCCCTCTTTTCTCAGCAATGAAGAATTCACTCAACTGATGTTGGAG GCACTGGATGGGTTTGTTATAGCAGTCACCACTGATGGAAGCATCGTGTATGTTTCTGATAGCATCACACCTCTTCTCGGACACTTGCCA TCTGAAGTCATGGatcaaaatttgttaaaattcctCCCTGAACAAGAACATTcagatatttataaaatattatccTCTCATATGCTTCTAATGGATACTGTTTCATCAGATTATCTAAAAT gTAATGAGGATTTAGAATTTTACTGCCATCTTCTGCGAGGAAGTCTGAATCAAAAGGATTTTCCAACATATGAATACATAAAATTTGTAGGGAATTTTCTATCTTACAATCATG TGCCTCTATCTGACTGTCACATTTCTGAAGACGCTGTTTCTAGGGGTTACAGAACACCACAAGGAAAACAAACCTGCTTTGTTGCTACTGTTCGGCTGGCCACTCCTCAGTTTTTAAAG GAAATGTGCATAGTTGAAGAATCTTTAGAGGAATTCACTTCAAGACACAGTTTGGAATGGAAATTTTTATTTCTGGATCACAG AGCCCCACCAATTATAGGATATTTGCCTTTTGAAGTGCTGGGAACCTCTGGCTATGATTACTATCATATAGATGACCTCCAGCTCTTGGCACGATGCCATGAACACT TGATGCAATTTGGCAAAGGGAAATCTTGCTGCTATCGATTTCTGACCAAAGGACAGCAGTGGATATGGCTACAAACACATTACTATATCACCTACCACCAATGGAACTCAAAACCGGAATTCATTGTGTGTACTCATACAGTATTGAG TTATGCAGATGTTCGAGTGGAAAGACAGCAAAATCTGATTTTAGAAGATGCACCTACAGATATCATCTCTTCAGTATTAAAG GACAATGTTCCAGATCTGAATCCTCAACAGCATTTTAAATCACTTCAATTAGACACAGCGGTACTCAACAGCCAGATATTTTCTATGTCTTCTCATGGTTTACCCAAATCTTTGCCTTCATCCTTGCCTGAAATGGCAT CCACAATAACAAAACCTATCCTGGAGTCTTCCACATTGCAAATATCACAGCAGAACTTACCAAAACAGAGGTCTAACCTACCTGCTACAGCTCAA CTCTCTGCCCAGTTTACTATGTTCCAaactatcaaaaaccaacttgagCAGCGGACTCGTGTACTGCAAGCCAACATTCAGTGGCAGCAAGAAGAGCTGCAGAAAATCCAAGAACAGCTCTGCATGGTACAAGATTCTAGTATACAG GATAAGAAATCTGTTAGAACTTCGGAAGATATTCAAGATAGTTGTCATTCTTCTGGCAATTTAACATCGCCCTTGAGCAATACTTCTGTGCTGTCACCATCTTTGGCTATAGCACCATCTCCTGCTATTTCACAGGATAGCAGCCTCCAGCACAGCCTTACAGATCTGGGCCATGATCGACAACTAAG ACTGCTACTTAGTCAACCTGTTCAGCCAATGGTGCCTGGATCCTGTCATACAAGGATAGCAGATGTTGATGCAGCTGGACACAGTGAAAA GTATTTTCAAAAAATACAATCTTGCCAAGGTTTGGAAACACAAACTTCCAGCAACGGTACACCAGTGGTACTTATGAGACAACCAGGATTGCACTCAGGATTCTCTGGAGTATCACCATCTCAACCCTCATCTTTGCAATCTATGCATCAACATCTTCCACAGCAATGCTACCTTCAG GTACCACTGGCAGACTCTTTGCACAGGGAGCAAGCAGATTCTCTGCCTACTACTCCCTACTCTCTACAGGAAGGAGGTATCGAGTACCACCACGTGCCAATGAAGCGCCAACCTGCTGCCAGAAGTACCATGAGTTTATCTGAAAATTTAAATGTGCAACATCGGCAGTAG
- the NPAS2 gene encoding neuronal PAS domain-containing protein 2 isoform X4: MDEDEKDRAKRASRNKSEKKRRDQFNVLIKELSSMLPGNTRKMDKTTVLEKVIGFLQKHNEFSAQTELCDIHQEWKPSFLSNEEFTQLMLEALDGFVIAVTTDGSIVYVSDSITPLLGHLPSEVMDQNLLKFLPEQEHSDIYKILSSHMLLMDTVSSDYLKCNEDLEFYCHLLRGSLNQKDFPTYEYIKFVGNFLSYNHVPLSDCHISEDAVSRGYRTPQGKQTCFVATVRLATPQFLKEMCIVEESLEEFTSRHSLEWKFLFLDHRAPPIIGYLPFEVLGTSGYDYYHIDDLQLLARCHEHLMQFGKGKSCCYRFLTKGQQWIWLQTHYYITYHQWNSKPEFIVCTHTVLSYADVRVERQQNLILEDAPTDIISSVLKDNVPDLNPQQHFKSLQLDTAVLNSQIFSMSSHGLPKSLPSSLPEMASTITKPILESSTLQISQQNLPKQRSNLPATAQLSAQFTMFQTIKNQLEQRTRVLQANIQWQQEELQKIQEQLCMVQDSSIQDKKSVRTSEDIQDSCHSSGNLTSPLSNTSVLSPSLAIAPSPAISQDSSLQHSLTDLGHDRQLRLLLSQPVQPMVPGSCHTRIADVDAAGHSEKYFQKIQSCQGLETQTSSNGTPVVLMRQPGLHSGFSGVSPSQPSSLQSMHQHLPQQCYLQVPLADSLHREQADSLPTTPYSLQEGGIEYHHVPMKRQPAARSTMSLSENLNVQHRQ, from the exons ATGGATGAGGATGAGAAAGACAGGGCAAAGAG GGCTTCACGTAATAAGTCTGAAAAGAAGAGACGTGACCAGTTCAATGTTCTCATTAAGGAGCTCAGCTCAATGCTTCCTGGAAATACACGTAAAATGGACAAAACGACAGTTCTTGAAAAAGTCATTGGCTTTCTCCAGAAACATAATG aatTTTCAGCACAGACAGAACTTTGTGATATTCATCAGGAATGGAAGCCCTCTTTTCTCAGCAATGAAGAATTCACTCAACTGATGTTGGAG GCACTGGATGGGTTTGTTATAGCAGTCACCACTGATGGAAGCATCGTGTATGTTTCTGATAGCATCACACCTCTTCTCGGACACTTGCCA TCTGAAGTCATGGatcaaaatttgttaaaattcctCCCTGAACAAGAACATTcagatatttataaaatattatccTCTCATATGCTTCTAATGGATACTGTTTCATCAGATTATCTAAAAT gTAATGAGGATTTAGAATTTTACTGCCATCTTCTGCGAGGAAGTCTGAATCAAAAGGATTTTCCAACATATGAATACATAAAATTTGTAGGGAATTTTCTATCTTACAATCATG TGCCTCTATCTGACTGTCACATTTCTGAAGACGCTGTTTCTAGGGGTTACAGAACACCACAAGGAAAACAAACCTGCTTTGTTGCTACTGTTCGGCTGGCCACTCCTCAGTTTTTAAAG GAAATGTGCATAGTTGAAGAATCTTTAGAGGAATTCACTTCAAGACACAGTTTGGAATGGAAATTTTTATTTCTGGATCACAG AGCCCCACCAATTATAGGATATTTGCCTTTTGAAGTGCTGGGAACCTCTGGCTATGATTACTATCATATAGATGACCTCCAGCTCTTGGCACGATGCCATGAACACT TGATGCAATTTGGCAAAGGGAAATCTTGCTGCTATCGATTTCTGACCAAAGGACAGCAGTGGATATGGCTACAAACACATTACTATATCACCTACCACCAATGGAACTCAAAACCGGAATTCATTGTGTGTACTCATACAGTATTGAG TTATGCAGATGTTCGAGTGGAAAGACAGCAAAATCTGATTTTAGAAGATGCACCTACAGATATCATCTCTTCAGTATTAAAG GACAATGTTCCAGATCTGAATCCTCAACAGCATTTTAAATCACTTCAATTAGACACAGCGGTACTCAACAGCCAGATATTTTCTATGTCTTCTCATGGTTTACCCAAATCTTTGCCTTCATCCTTGCCTGAAATGGCAT CCACAATAACAAAACCTATCCTGGAGTCTTCCACATTGCAAATATCACAGCAGAACTTACCAAAACAGAGGTCTAACCTACCTGCTACAGCTCAA CTCTCTGCCCAGTTTACTATGTTCCAaactatcaaaaaccaacttgagCAGCGGACTCGTGTACTGCAAGCCAACATTCAGTGGCAGCAAGAAGAGCTGCAGAAAATCCAAGAACAGCTCTGCATGGTACAAGATTCTAGTATACAG GATAAGAAATCTGTTAGAACTTCGGAAGATATTCAAGATAGTTGTCATTCTTCTGGCAATTTAACATCGCCCTTGAGCAATACTTCTGTGCTGTCACCATCTTTGGCTATAGCACCATCTCCTGCTATTTCACAGGATAGCAGCCTCCAGCACAGCCTTACAGATCTGGGCCATGATCGACAACTAAG ACTGCTACTTAGTCAACCTGTTCAGCCAATGGTGCCTGGATCCTGTCATACAAGGATAGCAGATGTTGATGCAGCTGGACACAGTGAAAA GTATTTTCAAAAAATACAATCTTGCCAAGGTTTGGAAACACAAACTTCCAGCAACGGTACACCAGTGGTACTTATGAGACAACCAGGATTGCACTCAGGATTCTCTGGAGTATCACCATCTCAACCCTCATCTTTGCAATCTATGCATCAACATCTTCCACAGCAATGCTACCTTCAG GTACCACTGGCAGACTCTTTGCACAGGGAGCAAGCAGATTCTCTGCCTACTACTCCCTACTCTCTACAGGAAGGAGGTATCGAGTACCACCACGTGCCAATGAAGCGCCAACCTGCTGCCAGAAGTACCATGAGTTTATCTGAAAATTTAAATGTGCAACATCGGCAGTAG
- the NPAS2 gene encoding neuronal PAS domain-containing protein 2 isoform X5 encodes MRMRKTGQREFSAQTELCDIHQEWKPSFLSNEEFTQLMLEALDGFVIAVTTDGSIVYVSDSITPLLGHLPSEVMDQNLLKFLPEQEHSDIYKILSSHMLLMDTVSSDYLKCNEDLEFYCHLLRGSLNQKDFPTYEYIKFVGNFLSYNHVPLSDCHISEDAVSRGYRTPQGKQTCFVATVRLATPQFLKEMCIVEESLEEFTSRHSLEWKFLFLDHRAPPIIGYLPFEVLGTSGYDYYHIDDLQLLARCHEHLMQFGKGKSCCYRFLTKGQQWIWLQTHYYITYHQWNSKPEFIVCTHTVLSYADVRVERQQNLILEDAPTDIISSVLKDNVPDLNPQQHFKSLQLDTAVLNSQIFSMSSHGLPKSLPSSLPEMASTITKPILESSTLQISQQNLPKQRSNLPATAQLSAQFTMFQTIKNQLEQRTRVLQANIQWQQEELQKIQEQLCMVQDSSIQDKKSVRTSEDIQDSCHSSGNLTSPLSNTSVLSPSLAIAPSPAISQDSSLQHSLTDLGHDRQLRLLLSQPVQPMVPGSCHTRIADVDAAGHSEKYFQKIQSCQGLETQTSSNGTPVVLMRQPGLHSGFSGVSPSQPSSLQSMHQHLPQQCYLQVPLADSLHREQADSLPTTPYSLQEGGIEYHHVPMKRQPAARSTMSLSENLNVQHRQ; translated from the exons ATGAGGATGAGAAAGACAGGGCAAAGAG aatTTTCAGCACAGACAGAACTTTGTGATATTCATCAGGAATGGAAGCCCTCTTTTCTCAGCAATGAAGAATTCACTCAACTGATGTTGGAG GCACTGGATGGGTTTGTTATAGCAGTCACCACTGATGGAAGCATCGTGTATGTTTCTGATAGCATCACACCTCTTCTCGGACACTTGCCA TCTGAAGTCATGGatcaaaatttgttaaaattcctCCCTGAACAAGAACATTcagatatttataaaatattatccTCTCATATGCTTCTAATGGATACTGTTTCATCAGATTATCTAAAAT gTAATGAGGATTTAGAATTTTACTGCCATCTTCTGCGAGGAAGTCTGAATCAAAAGGATTTTCCAACATATGAATACATAAAATTTGTAGGGAATTTTCTATCTTACAATCATG TGCCTCTATCTGACTGTCACATTTCTGAAGACGCTGTTTCTAGGGGTTACAGAACACCACAAGGAAAACAAACCTGCTTTGTTGCTACTGTTCGGCTGGCCACTCCTCAGTTTTTAAAG GAAATGTGCATAGTTGAAGAATCTTTAGAGGAATTCACTTCAAGACACAGTTTGGAATGGAAATTTTTATTTCTGGATCACAG AGCCCCACCAATTATAGGATATTTGCCTTTTGAAGTGCTGGGAACCTCTGGCTATGATTACTATCATATAGATGACCTCCAGCTCTTGGCACGATGCCATGAACACT TGATGCAATTTGGCAAAGGGAAATCTTGCTGCTATCGATTTCTGACCAAAGGACAGCAGTGGATATGGCTACAAACACATTACTATATCACCTACCACCAATGGAACTCAAAACCGGAATTCATTGTGTGTACTCATACAGTATTGAG TTATGCAGATGTTCGAGTGGAAAGACAGCAAAATCTGATTTTAGAAGATGCACCTACAGATATCATCTCTTCAGTATTAAAG GACAATGTTCCAGATCTGAATCCTCAACAGCATTTTAAATCACTTCAATTAGACACAGCGGTACTCAACAGCCAGATATTTTCTATGTCTTCTCATGGTTTACCCAAATCTTTGCCTTCATCCTTGCCTGAAATGGCAT CCACAATAACAAAACCTATCCTGGAGTCTTCCACATTGCAAATATCACAGCAGAACTTACCAAAACAGAGGTCTAACCTACCTGCTACAGCTCAA CTCTCTGCCCAGTTTACTATGTTCCAaactatcaaaaaccaacttgagCAGCGGACTCGTGTACTGCAAGCCAACATTCAGTGGCAGCAAGAAGAGCTGCAGAAAATCCAAGAACAGCTCTGCATGGTACAAGATTCTAGTATACAG GATAAGAAATCTGTTAGAACTTCGGAAGATATTCAAGATAGTTGTCATTCTTCTGGCAATTTAACATCGCCCTTGAGCAATACTTCTGTGCTGTCACCATCTTTGGCTATAGCACCATCTCCTGCTATTTCACAGGATAGCAGCCTCCAGCACAGCCTTACAGATCTGGGCCATGATCGACAACTAAG ACTGCTACTTAGTCAACCTGTTCAGCCAATGGTGCCTGGATCCTGTCATACAAGGATAGCAGATGTTGATGCAGCTGGACACAGTGAAAA GTATTTTCAAAAAATACAATCTTGCCAAGGTTTGGAAACACAAACTTCCAGCAACGGTACACCAGTGGTACTTATGAGACAACCAGGATTGCACTCAGGATTCTCTGGAGTATCACCATCTCAACCCTCATCTTTGCAATCTATGCATCAACATCTTCCACAGCAATGCTACCTTCAG GTACCACTGGCAGACTCTTTGCACAGGGAGCAAGCAGATTCTCTGCCTACTACTCCCTACTCTCTACAGGAAGGAGGTATCGAGTACCACCACGTGCCAATGAAGCGCCAACCTGCTGCCAGAAGTACCATGAGTTTATCTGAAAATTTAAATGTGCAACATCGGCAGTAG
- the NPAS2 gene encoding neuronal PAS domain-containing protein 2 isoform X6 has protein sequence MEASCMFLIASHLFSDTCHFVILQSEVMDQNLLKFLPEQEHSDIYKILSSHMLLMDTVSSDYLKCNEDLEFYCHLLRGSLNQKDFPTYEYIKFVGNFLSYNHVPLSDCHISEDAVSRGYRTPQGKQTCFVATVRLATPQFLKEMCIVEESLEEFTSRHSLEWKFLFLDHRAPPIIGYLPFEVLGTSGYDYYHIDDLQLLARCHEHLMQFGKGKSCCYRFLTKGQQWIWLQTHYYITYHQWNSKPEFIVCTHTVLSYADVRVERQQNLILEDAPTDIISSVLKDNVPDLNPQQHFKSLQLDTAVLNSQIFSMSSHGLPKSLPSSLPEMASTITKPILESSTLQISQQNLPKQRSNLPATAQLSAQFTMFQTIKNQLEQRTRVLQANIQWQQEELQKIQEQLCMVQDSSIQDKKSVRTSEDIQDSCHSSGNLTSPLSNTSVLSPSLAIAPSPAISQDSSLQHSLTDLGHDRQLRLLLSQPVQPMVPGSCHTRIADVDAAGHSEKYFQKIQSCQGLETQTSSNGTPVVLMRQPGLHSGFSGVSPSQPSSLQSMHQHLPQQCYLQVPLADSLHREQADSLPTTPYSLQEGGIEYHHVPMKRQPAARSTMSLSENLNVQHRQ, from the exons ATGGAAGCATCGTGTATGTTTCTGATAGCATCACACCTCTTCTCGGACACTTGCCA TTTTGTCATTTTACAGTCTGAAGTCATGGatcaaaatttgttaaaattcctCCCTGAACAAGAACATTcagatatttataaaatattatccTCTCATATGCTTCTAATGGATACTGTTTCATCAGATTATCTAAAAT gTAATGAGGATTTAGAATTTTACTGCCATCTTCTGCGAGGAAGTCTGAATCAAAAGGATTTTCCAACATATGAATACATAAAATTTGTAGGGAATTTTCTATCTTACAATCATG TGCCTCTATCTGACTGTCACATTTCTGAAGACGCTGTTTCTAGGGGTTACAGAACACCACAAGGAAAACAAACCTGCTTTGTTGCTACTGTTCGGCTGGCCACTCCTCAGTTTTTAAAG GAAATGTGCATAGTTGAAGAATCTTTAGAGGAATTCACTTCAAGACACAGTTTGGAATGGAAATTTTTATTTCTGGATCACAG AGCCCCACCAATTATAGGATATTTGCCTTTTGAAGTGCTGGGAACCTCTGGCTATGATTACTATCATATAGATGACCTCCAGCTCTTGGCACGATGCCATGAACACT TGATGCAATTTGGCAAAGGGAAATCTTGCTGCTATCGATTTCTGACCAAAGGACAGCAGTGGATATGGCTACAAACACATTACTATATCACCTACCACCAATGGAACTCAAAACCGGAATTCATTGTGTGTACTCATACAGTATTGAG TTATGCAGATGTTCGAGTGGAAAGACAGCAAAATCTGATTTTAGAAGATGCACCTACAGATATCATCTCTTCAGTATTAAAG GACAATGTTCCAGATCTGAATCCTCAACAGCATTTTAAATCACTTCAATTAGACACAGCGGTACTCAACAGCCAGATATTTTCTATGTCTTCTCATGGTTTACCCAAATCTTTGCCTTCATCCTTGCCTGAAATGGCAT CCACAATAACAAAACCTATCCTGGAGTCTTCCACATTGCAAATATCACAGCAGAACTTACCAAAACAGAGGTCTAACCTACCTGCTACAGCTCAA CTCTCTGCCCAGTTTACTATGTTCCAaactatcaaaaaccaacttgagCAGCGGACTCGTGTACTGCAAGCCAACATTCAGTGGCAGCAAGAAGAGCTGCAGAAAATCCAAGAACAGCTCTGCATGGTACAAGATTCTAGTATACAG GATAAGAAATCTGTTAGAACTTCGGAAGATATTCAAGATAGTTGTCATTCTTCTGGCAATTTAACATCGCCCTTGAGCAATACTTCTGTGCTGTCACCATCTTTGGCTATAGCACCATCTCCTGCTATTTCACAGGATAGCAGCCTCCAGCACAGCCTTACAGATCTGGGCCATGATCGACAACTAAG ACTGCTACTTAGTCAACCTGTTCAGCCAATGGTGCCTGGATCCTGTCATACAAGGATAGCAGATGTTGATGCAGCTGGACACAGTGAAAA GTATTTTCAAAAAATACAATCTTGCCAAGGTTTGGAAACACAAACTTCCAGCAACGGTACACCAGTGGTACTTATGAGACAACCAGGATTGCACTCAGGATTCTCTGGAGTATCACCATCTCAACCCTCATCTTTGCAATCTATGCATCAACATCTTCCACAGCAATGCTACCTTCAG GTACCACTGGCAGACTCTTTGCACAGGGAGCAAGCAGATTCTCTGCCTACTACTCCCTACTCTCTACAGGAAGGAGGTATCGAGTACCACCACGTGCCAATGAAGCGCCAACCTGCTGCCAGAAGTACCATGAGTTTATCTGAAAATTTAAATGTGCAACATCGGCAGTAG